The genomic region GCGACGACGCCATGATGCGCTACGCGGGGTGGTCCTGGAGGTAGCGGTATATCCGCTCGGCGACCTTCGGTCCGATCCCATCCACCGCGGCGATCTCTTCCAGGCGCGCGGTTCGAATGTTTCGCACCGATCCAAAGTGTCTGATCAACGCTCGTTTTCTCCGCTCTCCAACCCCGGAGATCTCGTCGAGCGCGGAGAAGACGATCCGCCGTTCCCGCAGTTTCTGATGATAGGTGTTCGCGAACCTGTGCGCCTCGTCGCGGAGCCGCTGCAGCAATTGGAGCGCCGGCGACTCGCGGGGGAGGATCCTCGGCTCGGCCAGGCCTTTAACGTACACCAACTCCTGCTGTTTCGCCAGGGCGACCGCTGGGATCGCAAGATTGTATTCGAACAGAACCTCCTGCGCGGCGTTGAGCTGGCCTCGCCCGCCGTCGAGCACGATCAGGTCCGGCAGGGCCGCCCACTTCACCGGAATCGGCTCGTCGCGGTCCAACCGCTCCTGCTCTTTCTGCGCCTGCGCGAACCGCCGGCGCAGGACTTCCTGCATCATCGCGGTGTCGTCAGGACCTTCCGTGTACTTCATACGGAATCGCCGGTAGTCGCGCTTCTTCACCCGCCCGCCCTCGGCCACCACCATCGACGCGACGGACTCCCCACCCTGGAAGTTGCTGATGTCGTAGCACTCGATCCGAACCGGGGGAGCCTCGAGGTGCAGCAGGGACTGCAGATCCCGGACCCCAGGGCCCTCCGCCTCGCCCGAACGCGCGCGCTCCTGCGCGAGGTTGAGCGCCGCGTTCTCGCGGGCCAAGGAGACGAGGCGGACACGATCGCCGCGTTGGGGGATGGTCACCTCCACGCGGCCGCCGCGCCGCTCCGTCAACCACCGCTCGATCACCGCTTGGTCGGGCACCGGCTCCGGCAGGAGAATCTGCGGCGGCACGATCGTCGCCGTCTCGTAGTACTGGGATAGGAACGCGCCGAGCGATTCCGCGGGGGACGCTCCGCGCGTTCCCCGGAGCATGAAGTGCTCCTGCCCGCTGACCCGGCCGCCCCGCACGAAGAAGATCTGCACGCACCCCAAATCGCCGTCTTGGGCAAGCGCGAGCACGTCCCGATCTTCCCCCCCCGACGAGATGATGCGCTGCTTCTCGCCCAGGGCTTCCAGGCCCCGGATCTGATCCCGCACCTGCGCCGCACGCTCGAAGTTCATCGCGTCCGCCGCCGCCTGCATCTCCCTCCGCAGTTCCTGGAGCAGATCGTCTTGCTTGCCCTCCAGGAACGCTCCCGCCTGCCGGACCTG from bacterium harbors:
- the uvrC gene encoding excinuclease ABC subunit UvrC, translating into MTSPTMQNDESPSVGVPGAQTPADLSEKLRTIPDQPGVYLMKDGAGRVIYVGKATSLRARVRQYFQAGHSDSPRILHLVSKIRDLETVVCANEVEALILEATLIKRHHPWYNVRMADDKAYPYLKLTNDPFPKIVMTRKVARDGGKYFGPYPYHEPKLVGRTIRLIRRLFKLRTCNLEISGDLPRPCLDYYIGQCSAPCVAWGASREQYAEQVRQAGAFLEGKQDDLLQELRREMQAAADAMNFERAAQVRDQIRGLEALGEKQRIISSGGEDRDVLALAQDGDLGCVQIFFVRGGRVSGQEHFMLRGTRGASPAESLGAFLSQYYETATIVPPQILLPEPVPDQAVIERWLTERRGGRVEVTIPQRGDRVRLVSLARENAALNLAQERARSGEAEGPGVRDLQSLLHLEAPPVRIECYDISNFQGGESVASMVVAEGGRVKKRDYRRFRMKYTEGPDDTAMMQEVLRRRFAQAQKEQERLDRDEPIPVKWAALPDLIVLDGGRGQLNAAQEVLFEYNLAIPAVALAKQQELVYVKGLAEPRILPRESPALQLLQRLRDEAHRFANTYHQKLRERRIVFSALDEISGVGERRKRALIRHFGSVRNIRTARLEEIAAVDGIGPKVAERIYRYLQDHPA